A region from the Eleginops maclovinus isolate JMC-PN-2008 ecotype Puerto Natales chromosome 17, JC_Emac_rtc_rv5, whole genome shotgun sequence genome encodes:
- the LOC134878982 gene encoding E3 SUMO-protein ligase ZBED1-like, with amino-acid sequence MVAAGRILPFEHLPCVAHVVQRAIVMSLREGGFDGALAKCRKVVGHFKHSPANSDELNVQQSSLGQVKESLVQDVPTRWNSTLEMIKRVRRNRDALHTTLSLQKHNLALPTNADYEKLAKLEKLLEPCRYITELLGGDKYVSCSVVLPALCHLQHAMNISDDDPAYIVRFKAAFIKDLNQRREKINLEWLKVATALDPRFKDLKCLPRAEREPVWAKLSALMKGEEPAVQPLREENPEPPKKKTALLLMGSDSESDEETPEDSTVERYKVEPSASLDQCPLKWWSEHTAVYGKMAQIARKYLGTPATTVPCERLFSLAGHIVQKRRACLSPENVNKLVCLSDWWKKEK; translated from the exons ATGGTGGCAGCAGGGAGGATACTGCCATTCGAGCACTTGCCCTGTGTTGCGCATGTTGTACAGAGAGCTATTGTAATGTCACTTCGGGAAGGTGGTTTTGATGGTGCACTGGCCAAGTGCCGTAAAGTGGtcggacatttcaaacacagtccgGCCAACTCAGACGAGCTAAATGTCCAACAATCCTCCCTTGGACAAGTTAAGGAGTCACTCGTGCAAGATGTTCCAACGCGTTGGAATTCCACTCTCGAGATGATAAAGCGCGTGAGGCGCAACAGAGACGCACTGCACACAACGCTGTCTCTGCAGAAGCACAACCTGGCCCTCCCAACAAATGCGGATTATGAGAAGTTGGCAAAGCTAGAGAAACTGCTGGAGCCATGCAG gtACATCACTGAGCTCCTTGGTGGAGATAAGTATGTATCCTGCTCTGTGGTTCTACCTGCCCTGTGCCACCTCCAGCACGCGATGAACATCTCAGATGATGATCCTGCCTATATTGTGCGATTCAAGGCTGCCTTCATCAAGGACCTCAACCAGCGgagggagaaaataaacctgGAATGGCTTAAG gTGGCGACTGCTCTAGATCCACGATTTAAGGACCTCAAGTGCTtgcccagagcagagagggagccaGTGTGGGCAAAGCTAAGTGCGTTGATGAAGGGAGAAGAACCTGCTGTGCAGCCACTCAGGGAGGAGAACCCTGAGCCACCCAAGAAGAAAACAGCCCTGCTACTGATGGGATCCGACTCAGAATCAGATGAGGAGACACCAGAAGACAGTACAGTGGAGAGGTACAAGGTAGAGCCCAGTGCCAGTCTAGATCAGTGTCCACTGAAATGGTGGTCGGAGCACACTGCTGTCTATGGTAAGATGGCCCAAATTGCCCGTAAATACTTGGGGACCCCTGCCACAACTGTCCCATGCGAGAGACTTTTTTCTTTAGCAGGCCATATTGTGCAGAAGAGGAGAGCTTGTTTGTCaccagaaaatgtgaacaaactGGTCTGCCTGAGTGACTGGTGGAAGAAGGAGAAATAG